From a single Callithrix jacchus isolate 240 chromosome 5, calJac240_pri, whole genome shotgun sequence genomic region:
- the NSFL1C gene encoding NSFL1 cofactor p47 isoform X2 translates to MAAERQEALREFVAVTGAEEDRARFFLESAGWDLQIALASFYEDGGDEDIVTISQATPSSVSRGTAPSDNRVTSFRDLIHDQDEDEEEEEGQRFYAGGSERSGQQIVGPPRKKSPNELVDDLFKGAKEHGAVAVERVTKSPGETSKPRPFAGGGYRLGAAPEEESAYVAGERRQHSSQDVHVVLKLWKSGFSLDNGELRSYQDPSNAQFLESIRRGEVPAELRRLAHGGQVNLDMEDHRDEDFVKPKGAFKAFTGEGQKLGSTAPQVLSTSSPAQQAENEAKASSSILIDESEPTTNIQIRLADGGRLVQKFNHSHRISDIRLFIVDARPAMAATSFILMTTFPNKELADESQTLKEANLLNAVIVQRLT, encoded by the exons ATCGCACTAGCAAGCTTTTATGAGGACGGAGGGGATGAAGACATTGTGACCATTTCGCAGGCAACCCCCAGTTCAGTGTCCAGAGGCACAGCCCCCAG TGATAATAGAGTGACATCCTTCAGAGACCTCATTCATGACCaagatgaggatgaggaggaggaggaaggccaGAG GTTTTATGCTGGGGGCTCAGAGAGAAGTGGACAGCAGATTGTTGGCCCTCCCAGGAAGAAAAGTCCCAACGAGCTGGTGGATGATCTCTTTAAAGGTGCCAAAGAACATGGAGCTGTAGCTGTGGAGCGAGTGACCAAGAGCCCTGGAGAGACCAGTAAACCGAGA CCATTTGCAGGAGGTGGCTACCGCCTTGGGGCAGCACCAGAGGAAGAGTCTGCCTATGTGGCAGGAGAAAGGAGGCAGCATTCCAGCCAAGAT GTTCATGTAGTATTGAAACTCTGGAAGAGTGGATTCAGCCTAGATAATGGAGAACTCAGAAGCTACCAAGACCCATCCAATGCCCAGTTTCTAGAGTCtatccgcagagg GGAGGTGCCAGCAGAGCTGCGGAGGCTAGCTCATGGTGGACAGGTGAATTTGGATATGGAGGACCATCGGGATGAGGACTTTGTGAAGCCCAAAGGAGCCTTCAAAGCCTTCACTGGCGAGGGTCAGAAACTGGGCAG CACTGCCCCCCAGGTGTTGAGTACCAGTTCTCCAGCCCAACAGGCAGAAAATGAAGCCAAAGCCAGCTCTTCCATTTTAATCGACGAATCAGAGCCTACCACAAACATCCAAATTCGGCTTGCAGACGGCGGAAGGCTGGTGCAGAAATTTAACCACAGCCACAG GATCAGCGACATCCGACTCTTCATCGTGGATGCCCGGCCGGCCATGGCTGCCACCAGCTTTATCCTCATGACTACTTTCCCGAACAAAGAGCTGGCTGACGAGAGCCAGACCCTGAAGGAAGCCAACCTGCTCAATGCTGTCATCGTGCAGCGGTTAACATAA
- the NSFL1C gene encoding NSFL1 cofactor p47 isoform X1 — MAAERQEALREFVAVTGAEEDRARFFLESAGWDLQIALASFYEDGGDEDIVTISQATPSSVSRGTAPSDNRVTSFRDLIHDQDEDEEEEEGQRFEPHGSDLRSRFYAGGSERSGQQIVGPPRKKSPNELVDDLFKGAKEHGAVAVERVTKSPGETSKPRPFAGGGYRLGAAPEEESAYVAGERRQHSSQDVHVVLKLWKSGFSLDNGELRSYQDPSNAQFLESIRRGEVPAELRRLAHGGQVNLDMEDHRDEDFVKPKGAFKAFTGEGQKLGSTAPQVLSTSSPAQQAENEAKASSSILIDESEPTTNIQIRLADGGRLVQKFNHSHRISDIRLFIVDARPAMAATSFILMTTFPNKELADESQTLKEANLLNAVIVQRLT; from the exons ATCGCACTAGCAAGCTTTTATGAGGACGGAGGGGATGAAGACATTGTGACCATTTCGCAGGCAACCCCCAGTTCAGTGTCCAGAGGCACAGCCCCCAG TGATAATAGAGTGACATCCTTCAGAGACCTCATTCATGACCaagatgaggatgaggaggaggaggaaggccaGAG ATTTGAACCTCACGGCTCTGACTTAAGGAGCAG GTTTTATGCTGGGGGCTCAGAGAGAAGTGGACAGCAGATTGTTGGCCCTCCCAGGAAGAAAAGTCCCAACGAGCTGGTGGATGATCTCTTTAAAGGTGCCAAAGAACATGGAGCTGTAGCTGTGGAGCGAGTGACCAAGAGCCCTGGAGAGACCAGTAAACCGAGA CCATTTGCAGGAGGTGGCTACCGCCTTGGGGCAGCACCAGAGGAAGAGTCTGCCTATGTGGCAGGAGAAAGGAGGCAGCATTCCAGCCAAGAT GTTCATGTAGTATTGAAACTCTGGAAGAGTGGATTCAGCCTAGATAATGGAGAACTCAGAAGCTACCAAGACCCATCCAATGCCCAGTTTCTAGAGTCtatccgcagagg GGAGGTGCCAGCAGAGCTGCGGAGGCTAGCTCATGGTGGACAGGTGAATTTGGATATGGAGGACCATCGGGATGAGGACTTTGTGAAGCCCAAAGGAGCCTTCAAAGCCTTCACTGGCGAGGGTCAGAAACTGGGCAG CACTGCCCCCCAGGTGTTGAGTACCAGTTCTCCAGCCCAACAGGCAGAAAATGAAGCCAAAGCCAGCTCTTCCATTTTAATCGACGAATCAGAGCCTACCACAAACATCCAAATTCGGCTTGCAGACGGCGGAAGGCTGGTGCAGAAATTTAACCACAGCCACAG GATCAGCGACATCCGACTCTTCATCGTGGATGCCCGGCCGGCCATGGCTGCCACCAGCTTTATCCTCATGACTACTTTCCCGAACAAAGAGCTGGCTGACGAGAGCCAGACCCTGAAGGAAGCCAACCTGCTCAATGCTGTCATCGTGCAGCGGTTAACATAA